A window of Malania oleifera isolate guangnan ecotype guangnan chromosome 5, ASM2987363v1, whole genome shotgun sequence contains these coding sequences:
- the LOC131155590 gene encoding probable LRR receptor-like serine/threonine-protein kinase At1g67720: MTIPFFLLCLFSLPLLLHSLPAPRGFLLSCGSSNEIQLGSQKWVPDEGFISIGKKSALKSADLLPTLATVRYFPDVAARKYCYAVPVTKGGKYLVRTTYYYGGFDGGKEPPVFDQIVDGTKWSTVNTTEDYANGLSSYYEIVVAAQAKTMSVCLARNNLTASSPFISALEVIYLEPSMYNSTDFGKYALTTVARHSFGSASEDMISFPDDQYNRFWQPFNDDNPTVTSHSNVTSTDFWNIPPLAAFETGITTSRGKALEIQWPPGSLPAGDYYVSLYFQDNRTPSPYSWRVFDVSINGENFYGDLNVSTDGVNVYSTQWPLSGATKITMTPNSEVPVGPVINAGEVLQILPLGGRTLTRDVMAMEDVARSLNNPPSDWRGDPCLPSENSWTGVKCSYGKFARIITLNLTGIGISGSLSPSIANLTALTNLWLGGNNISGPIPELKQLTALQTLHLENNKFEGSIPQSFGSLAQLHEIFLQNNNLQGTVPAMLQNKKGLNVQVSPGNLLSTSATKNMK, translated from the exons ATGACCATCCCCTTCTTCCTCCTTTGCCTCTTTAGCCTCCCTCTCCTCCTTCATTCCCTCCCTGCTCCCAGAG GCTTCCTCCTAAGCTGCGGCTCCTCCAACGAGATCCAGTTGGGGAGCCAGAAATGGGTCCCCGACGAGGGCTTCATCTCCATCGGCAAGAAATCGGCCCTCAAATCAGCAGACCTTCTCCCCACGCTTGCCACCGTGCGCTACTTCCCCGACGTCGCCGCCCGCAAATACTGCTACGCTGTTCCGGTGACCAAGGGCGGCAAGTACCTTGTTAGAACCACCTACTACTACGGCGGCTTCGACGGCGGGAAGGAGCCGCCGGTGTTCGACCAGATCGTCGACGGCACCAAGTGGAGCACCGTCAACACCACGGAGGATTACGCCAACGGGCTCAGCTCCTACTACGAGATCGTGGTGGCCGCGCAAGCGAAGACGATGAGCGTGTGTCTGGCCAGGAACAACCTTACGGCTTCCAGCCCATTCATATCCGCCCTCGAGGTCATCTACTTGGAGCCCTCCATGTACAATTCTACTGATTTTGGAAAGTATGCTCTCACCACCGTCGCCCGCCACAGCTTTGGCAGCGCCAGCGAGGATATGATCAG CTTTCCAGATGATCAATACAACCGGTTCTGGCAGCCGTTCAACGACGACAACCCAACGGTAACAAGCCACTCCAATGTCACGTCGACGGACTTCTGGAACATCCCGCCGTTGGCCGCCTTCGAAACGGGGATCACGACGAGTCGGGGGAAGGCTCTGGAGATCCAGTGGCCCCCGGGGTCGCTTCCCGCCGGCGACTACTACGTTTCCCTCTACTTCCAGGACAACAGAACTCCCAGCCCCTACAGTTGGAGAGTGTTCGACGTTTCTATCAACGGCGAGAACTTCTACGGCGACCTCAACGTCAGCACCGACGGCGTGAACGTTTACTCGACGCAGTGGCCGCTGTCGGGCGCCACAAAGATCACCATGACTCCCAACAGTGAGGTGCCTGTCGGACCGGTGATCAATGCCGGCGAGGTCCTTCAGATTCTGCCTCTTGGGGGAAGAACTCTCACGAGAGATG TGATGGCAATGGAAGACGTAGCAAGGAGTTTGAACAACCCACCTTCAGATTGGAGAGGAGATCCGTGCCTGCCATCAGAGAATTCATGGACTGGAGTTAAATGTTCTTATGGAAAATTTGCCAGAATCATTACTTT GAATCTAACCGGCATTGGGATATCCGGGTCACTGTCTCCAAGCATAGCCAATTTAACTGCTCTCACCAATCt ATGGCTTGGGGGAAACAACATCTCAGGTCCAATTCCAGAATTAAAACAATTGACAGCTCTCCAAACTTT GCATCTGGAGAACAACAAGTTTGAAGGATCCATTCCGCAATCATTTGGCAGTCTTGCCCAACTTCATGAAAT